A genomic segment from Saprospiraceae bacterium encodes:
- a CDS encoding alanine racemase, with the protein MRSNYFDTLSSSLKDYKRAIPFLLIDLDRLDKNISVLQRSLKQGAQFRLVVKSLPSPELIKYIMDYADTKHLMVFHQPFLSDLSRWCDSTVDILMGKPMPIRTASYYYETLDNKNGFDPSKQLQWLVDTTERMEEYIDLAKKIKHKIRVNLEIDIGLRRGGFADIPQLKSALTLLRNHPNELQLSGLMGYDPHVVKLPKWVMSKEKAFQKANETYKKYIAVLKDDFSDLWHENLCFNGAGSPTISMHQTANSVLNDISAGSCLVKPTNFDIPSLAAYDPACFIATPVLKKMEGTNIPGLEKFKSLLNRLDRKHRNSYFIYGGLWMADYCYPPGLSGNKLFGSSTNQSMVNSTGEMDLNPGDFVFLRPKQSEFVLLQFGQMLAIREGKIQEEWTLLNQTI; encoded by the coding sequence ATGCGTTCAAACTATTTTGATACACTCAGCAGCAGCCTAAAAGATTACAAAAGAGCTATCCCTTTTTTGCTAATAGACCTGGACCGTTTGGATAAAAACATATCGGTGCTCCAGCGCAGTTTAAAACAGGGAGCACAATTTAGGTTGGTCGTAAAGTCCCTGCCTTCCCCTGAATTGATAAAATATATTATGGATTATGCTGACACCAAACATTTAATGGTGTTTCACCAGCCATTTCTCAGTGACCTTAGCCGGTGGTGCGATTCTACCGTTGATATCCTAATGGGAAAACCCATGCCTATCCGCACCGCCAGTTACTATTATGAGACCCTTGATAATAAAAATGGCTTTGATCCTTCGAAACAACTTCAGTGGTTGGTCGACACGACAGAACGCATGGAGGAATACATCGATTTGGCTAAAAAAATCAAGCATAAAATTCGAGTCAATCTGGAAATTGACATCGGCCTCAGACGGGGCGGTTTTGCAGACATTCCGCAATTAAAGTCGGCACTGACTCTCCTGAGAAATCACCCCAATGAGTTACAGCTTAGCGGATTGATGGGATATGACCCCCATGTGGTGAAACTGCCTAAATGGGTGATGTCAAAAGAAAAGGCTTTCCAAAAAGCAAACGAAACCTACAAAAAGTATATAGCGGTTTTAAAGGACGACTTTAGTGATTTGTGGCACGAAAACTTGTGCTTCAATGGCGCTGGAAGCCCGACGATTTCCATGCACCAAACAGCTAACTCGGTCCTAAACGATATTTCTGCCGGTTCCTGCCTAGTCAAACCCACCAACTTCGATATTCCATCTCTTGCGGCATACGATCCCGCCTGTTTTATTGCAACACCCGTTTTGAAAAAAATGGAAGGAACAAATATCCCCGGTCTGGAAAAATTCAAGTCATTATTGAATCGATTGGATCGGAAACATCGCAACTCCTACTTTATATACGGAGGGCTTTGGATGGCAGATTACTGCTACCCACCAGGCCTTTCCGGCAATAAATTGTTTGGATCCAGCACCAACCAGTCTATGGTCAATTCCACAGGCGAAATGGACCTCAACCCAGGCGATTTTGTATTTCTGCGCCCAAAACAAAGTGAATTTGTGCTGTTACAATTTGGACAAATGTTGGCAATAAGAGAGGGAAAAATACAGGAAGAATGGACCTTATTAAATCAAACAATCTGA
- a CDS encoding D-arabinono-1,4-lactone oxidase — MKNWSGVEKWTPAEVLYPTSEAAIQQIVKNALDRKKKIRIIGSGHSFTQLCVTDDVLISLDHFQGLTAVDQQSCQATVKGGTRLKHLGELLYSQGLGMENLGDIDTQSIAGTISTGTHGTGISLGTISTQVKAIRFVNGLGEIVNCSETELPSLFKAAQVSLGVLGIITEVTLQCVPAYKLKMVYEKGVLNDLLLNYQAINRDTRNFECFWLPYTKYVLRKSASITQEPIDKIGLGSILQEYILENMAFKVLCEMAYYFPSKNKWVSEIAASTLGHHVKRAYSHHIYATIRAVKFNEMEYSVPYEAYPEVMKAVQKSFDKHQFKVHFPIENRFVKGDDIYLSPAYGRDSAYIACHVYYKKPFKEYFKILEDIFKAYDGRPHWGKLHTLTAHELNERYPKMGLFLEHQANQDPENLFVSPYLNSLLFPFQT; from the coding sequence ATGAAAAATTGGTCAGGTGTAGAAAAATGGACACCTGCTGAGGTACTTTATCCCACATCGGAAGCAGCCATTCAACAAATAGTAAAAAATGCCCTGGATAGGAAAAAGAAAATCAGGATTATCGGTTCGGGACATTCTTTTACTCAACTATGTGTTACCGATGATGTGCTCATTAGTCTTGACCATTTCCAAGGTCTTACTGCCGTAGATCAACAAAGTTGCCAAGCCACCGTAAAAGGTGGAACCAGGTTGAAACACCTGGGAGAATTGTTGTACAGCCAAGGTTTGGGAATGGAAAACCTGGGCGACATTGATACCCAATCCATCGCCGGAACCATCAGTACAGGTACGCATGGTACGGGTATTTCCCTGGGCACTATCAGCACCCAAGTAAAAGCCATTCGTTTTGTAAATGGCCTTGGCGAGATAGTCAATTGTTCGGAAACGGAACTGCCCTCCCTGTTCAAAGCCGCCCAAGTTTCCTTAGGCGTTTTAGGCATCATCACCGAAGTCACCCTGCAATGTGTCCCCGCCTACAAACTAAAAATGGTCTATGAAAAAGGGGTATTAAATGATCTCTTGCTGAATTACCAAGCGATCAACCGCGATACGCGAAACTTCGAATGTTTTTGGTTGCCATACACCAAGTACGTTTTGCGAAAATCAGCCAGCATTACCCAGGAGCCAATAGATAAAATTGGTCTGGGTAGCATCCTACAAGAGTACATCCTGGAAAACATGGCCTTTAAAGTGCTTTGTGAAATGGCTTATTATTTCCCCTCCAAAAACAAATGGGTCTCTGAAATAGCAGCGAGCACCTTGGGGCACCATGTCAAAAGGGCCTATAGCCACCATATCTACGCCACCATCCGGGCCGTTAAGTTTAATGAAATGGAATATAGTGTACCCTACGAAGCCTATCCCGAGGTAATGAAAGCAGTGCAGAAAAGTTTTGATAAACACCAATTTAAGGTTCATTTTCCGATCGAAAACCGCTTTGTAAAAGGCGATGATATCTACCTGAGCCCCGCCTATGGCCGCGATAGCGCTTATATTGCTTGCCATGTGTACTACAAAAAACCTTTTAAGGAATATTTCAAAATCCTGGAAGATATCTTTAAAGCCTATGATGGCAGACCACATTGGGGTAAATTACATACCCTAACAGCACATGAATTAAACGAACGATACCCCAAAATGGGCTTGTTTTTAGAACACCAAGCCAACCAAGATCCCGAAAATTTATTTGTAAGCCCCTATCTAAATTCGCTTTTATTTCCCTTTCAAACTTAG
- a CDS encoding arylsulfatase — protein sequence MKFPIYFFTIALLSLGCKEEPKSTTPPLPNIIYILADDLGYGELGVYGQTLIETPNLDALAQSGMRFTQHYSGAPVCAPARCILLTGQHSGHAYVRGNDEWRERGEVWDFKAMFDNPFLEGQRPLPDSLITLAEVLQTAGYTTGAVGKWGLGAPTTEGVPNKQGFDFFYGYNCQRQAHTLYPLHLWRNEERHLLNNKMVRPNSNLAEGADPNDPASYADFQLNEYAPELMHKEALNFLDTAGANPFFLYYASPIPHVPLQAPQRWVEYYQKKLGEEAPYTGKSYFPNYSPRATYAAMISYLDEQVGELVAKLKTLGKYENTLIVFSSDNGPTYTGGADTPFFDSAKPFKTEYGWAKGFVHEGGIRVPMIASWPDKIKAGTESNHISAFYDVMPTICELTNQPLPPGTDGISFLPTLLGQTQQEHPYLYWEFPEYDGQQAVRMGPWKAIRMDIKKGNMAIQLFNLETDPREQTDLAAEYPDLIKQIEDIMIKEHQTATIERFQITALGDGPSK from the coding sequence ATGAAATTTCCTATCTACTTTTTTACCATAGCTTTACTAAGCCTGGGCTGTAAAGAAGAACCGAAGTCCACCACACCGCCATTACCTAATATTATCTACATCCTGGCCGATGATCTCGGCTACGGAGAACTAGGCGTCTACGGTCAAACCCTGATCGAAACGCCGAACCTCGACGCCCTGGCCCAAAGCGGCATGCGCTTTACCCAGCATTATTCCGGTGCCCCCGTCTGTGCCCCCGCTCGTTGCATTCTCCTGACTGGCCAACACAGCGGCCATGCCTACGTCCGAGGAAACGATGAATGGCGGGAACGGGGAGAAGTTTGGGATTTTAAAGCCATGTTTGATAATCCCTTTCTAGAAGGCCAGCGGCCCCTTCCCGATAGTTTAATTACCCTGGCAGAAGTACTGCAAACGGCAGGATACACCACTGGCGCTGTGGGCAAATGGGGACTCGGTGCCCCTACCACAGAAGGTGTCCCCAATAAACAAGGTTTTGATTTTTTCTATGGCTATAATTGCCAAAGGCAGGCCCATACGCTTTATCCATTACACCTCTGGCGAAATGAAGAGCGTCATTTGCTGAATAACAAAATGGTGCGCCCCAATTCCAACCTCGCTGAGGGAGCAGACCCTAACGACCCTGCTAGTTATGCGGATTTTCAACTCAATGAGTATGCACCGGAACTGATGCACAAGGAAGCCCTGAACTTTCTGGACACCGCAGGCGCCAATCCCTTTTTCTTGTATTATGCTTCCCCTATTCCACATGTTCCTTTGCAGGCCCCTCAGCGTTGGGTCGAGTACTATCAAAAAAAGCTAGGAGAAGAAGCACCATATACGGGAAAAAGCTATTTCCCTAACTACAGTCCACGTGCCACCTACGCCGCTATGATTTCTTATTTGGATGAACAAGTAGGTGAATTGGTGGCAAAGTTGAAAACCTTAGGCAAATACGAAAACACCTTAATTGTTTTTTCCAGCGACAATGGTCCCACCTACACCGGAGGCGCGGATACGCCTTTTTTCGACAGTGCCAAACCTTTCAAAACGGAATATGGTTGGGCCAAAGGTTTTGTGCACGAGGGCGGGATTCGAGTGCCCATGATTGCCAGTTGGCCTGACAAAATTAAAGCGGGAACGGAAAGCAATCACATTTCTGCTTTTTATGATGTGATGCCTACCATTTGTGAATTGACAAATCAGCCACTACCGCCTGGAACCGATGGCATTAGCTTTTTACCTACCCTTTTGGGGCAAACTCAGCAGGAGCACCCTTATTTGTATTGGGAATTCCCCGAATACGACGGACAACAAGCGGTTAGAATGGGGCCCTGGAAAGCCATTCGAATGGATATCAAAAAAGGAAACATGGCTATTCAACTTTTCAACCTGGAGACGGATCCCCGAGAACAAACAGACCTGGCAGCTGAATACCCTGACCTCATTAAACAAATAGAAGATATAATGATAAAGGAGCATCAAACAGCCACCATTGAACGGTTTCAAATAACAGCATTAGGAGATGGACCCAGTAAGTAA